One window of Misgurnus anguillicaudatus chromosome 13, ASM2758022v2, whole genome shotgun sequence genomic DNA carries:
- the myt1a gene encoding myelin transcription factor 1 isoform X4, giving the protein MKLCKSFLENEFRGQLLNQRWTRGDRISSWENRRIKKIKMSQDADEKRTRTRSKGIRVPLELVGQEYSCPTPGCDGLGHVSGKYARHRSALGCPLAKKRKLQEAEENQPPSKKKPNPLKLAMDDGFNADSDTNSETETKDEGAESEEDIVDKEVDAKEDTSTSEALTVVVDPDEKKSPVRDASSPVPETETEKMQENTEDTSIQQITMDSDPEEGLQVATDIQAREEEVEEEAEEITEEERVTQQLKETDEPVQTVEEEDEDEEEDGEEETQCSSQKNNLDHQYYSGDFGKVQTKEIEETEKDSEDDDVEGDEEEEQAPSNSLTAPVTTLAQELEPHNIPNHPLGEDDEEEEDDDEDDASDKDSPTVVIELGSDGEEEEEEEEEEDDGEEEEIDEDDDLDSMSQRSDVTDDSETYDMTRGNLGLLEQAIALKAEQIGRSSDESMSPGQQLYHSPEDRSGKILDVTGRRGYYSKEGSRSDKKEIKCPTPGCDGTGHVTGLYPHHRSLSGCPHKDRIPPEILAMHENVLKCPTPGCTGQGHVNSNRNTHRSLSGCPIAAAGKHKTYEKQPQSQTSISDPSTGSSNSDRVLRPMCFVKQLEIPQYGSYRPNAMPATPRANLAKELEKYSKVSFDYASFDVQVFGKRMLAPKLPTSETSPKAFKSKPFPKAPSPSHSLSGGYTKSSSSSTSSGYDYTHDAEAAHMAATAILNLSTRCWERPENLSTRQPDQNSKDMEIEVDENGTLDLSMKKPKMEGVTSPDPSSSSSSSSQHHGVTSPHSSHTYKQEEWEGPLDYTKSNRQKEEEPEEIEYTTHSYASSDGEDDDGTQESLDDRKYPGEVTTSSFKVKFQPKDCKKEVLLCPTPGCDGSGHITGNYASHRRCPTPGCDGSGHITGNYASHRSLSGCPRAKKGGVKTTPTKDDKDESELLRCPVPGCDSLGHISGKYATHRSAYGCPLAARRQKEGMLNGTPFSWKAFKAEGPTCPTPGCDGSGHANGSFLTHRSLSGCPRASANKKRARFPGDDYISKKFRASDVLDNDEDIKQLNKEINELNESNCEMEADMANLHTQISSMEKNLKSMEEENKLIEEKNEAMFVELSGLSQALIRSLANIRLPQMQEPITEQNFDTYVDTLTHMFTDKECYQNPENRALLESINQAVKGIEV; this is encoded by the exons AGAATGAGTTTAGGGGGCAGCTGCTGAACCAGAGGTGGACACGAGGGGACAGAATCAGCAGCTGGGAGAACAGGAGgattaagaaaataaaa ATGAGCCAAGACGCAGATGAGAAGCGCACAAGAACTCGCTCAAAAGGCATCAGAG TTCCTCTTGAGCTCGTTGGACAAGAATACAG CTGCCCTACGCCAGGATGTGACGGCTTAGGCCATGTCAGTGGAAAATATGCACGGCACAGAAG TGCATTGGGTTGTCCATTAGCTAAGAAAAGAAAACTTCAGGAGGCAGAGGAAAATCAACCACCCTCCAAAAAGAAGCCCAATCCTCTTAAGCTGGCCATGGATGATGGGTTCAACGcagacagtgacacaaacagtgAAACGGAAACAAAAGACGAAGGGGCGGAGTCTGAAGAGGACATTGTCGATAAAGAGGTTGACGCGAAGGAAGACACGTCGACATCTGAAGCGCTGACAG TTGTGGTAGATCCAGACGAGAAAAAGTCACCTGTTAGAGATGCTTCAAGTCCAGTACCAGAGACTGAAACTGAAAAAATGCAGGAAAATACTGAGGATACATCCATCCAACAAATCACCATGGACAGCGATCCTGAAGAGGGTCTTCAGGTTGCCACTGATATTCAGGCTCGAGAAGAAGAGGTAGAGGAGGAAGCAGAAGAAATCACAGAAGAGGAAAGAGTGACGCAGCAGCTGAAAGAGACCGATGAGCCTGTGCAAACAGTAGAAGAGGAAGACGAAGACGAAGAGGAGGACGGAGAAGAGGAAACGCAATGTTCCAGCCAGAAGAACAACTTGGACCACCAATACTATAGTGGAGACTTTGGCAAAGTCCAGACCAAAGAGATTGAGGAGACAGAGAAGGACAGCGAAGATGATGACGTAGAAGGAGATGAAGAAGAGGAACAGGCTCCTTCTAACTCCCTTACTGCCCCTGTCACCACTTTAGCTCAGGAATTAGAACCACACAACATCCCAAACCACCCCCTTGGTGAAGAcgatgaggaggaggaggatgaCGACGAAGACGACGCTTCGGATAAAGACTCACCCACTGTGGTTATCGAGCTGGGCTCGGATggagaagaagaggaagaagaagaggaggaggaagatgACGGAGAAGAGGAAGAGATCGATGAAGATGACGACTTAGATAGCATGTCACAGAGGTCAGACGTTACGGATGACTCCGAGACATACGACATGACGCGGGGTAATCTGGGACTGCTGGAACAGGCCATTGCACTGAAAGCCGAGCAGATAGGTCGCAGCTCCGATGAGAGCATGTCTCCTGGGCAACAACTGTATCACAGTCCAGAGGATAGGTCGGGTAAAATCTTGGACGTCACAGGTCGCAGAGGATACTACAGCAAAG AAGGATCTAGATCAGATAAGAAGGAAATCAAGTGCCCCACTCCAGGGTGTGATGGGACAGGTCATGTGACCGGACTGTACCCACACCACCGCAGCCTTTCCGGGTGCCCACACAAAGATCGAATCCCTCCAGAGA TCCTGGCAATGCATGAGAACGTTTTGAAGTGTCCAACACCTGGATGCACAGGTCAGGGACATGTCAACAGCAATCGCAACACACATCGCAG TCTATCTGGCTGCCCGATTGCTGCCGCAGGAAAACACAAGACCTATGAAAAGCAGCCACAGTCTCAGACCTCTATCAGCGATCCATCCACTGGAAGTTCAAACTCAGACAGAGTCCTCAG GCCAATGTGTTTTGTAAAACAGCTGGAGATCCCTCAGTATGGCAGCTACAGGCCCAATGCAATGCCAGCCACCCCTCGGGCTAACCTGGCCAAGGAGCTGGAGAAGTATTCCAAGGTGTCTTTCGACTATGCAAGCTTCGATGTGCAGGTGTTTGGTAAGCGCATGCTTGCCCCCAAATTGCCCACCAGCGAAACCTCACCTAAAGCCTTCAAAT CTAAACCATTCCCCAAAGCCCCATCCCCGAGCCACAGCCTGTCAGGAGGCTACACCAAAAGCAGCTCCTCTTCCACCTCCAGCGGGTACGACTATACCCACGACGCTGAAGCCGCTCACATGGCTGCCACTGCCATTCTCAACCTGTCCACCCGCTGCTGGGAGAGGCCAGAAAACCTCAGCACCAGACAGCCAGACCAGAACAGCAAG GACATGGAGATTGAAGTGGATGAGAACGGCACATTAGACCTCAGCATGAAGAAACCCAAAATGGAAGGGGTGACATCACCAGACCCTTCCTCATCCTCATCCTCATCTTCTCAACACCACGGTGTCACCTCGCCCCACTCAAGCCACACCTACAAACAAGAAGAGTGGGAGGGGCCTCTGGACTACACCAAGTCGAACCGACAAAAAGAGGAGGAGCCAGAAGAg ATTGAGTACACCACACACTCGTATGCCTCCTCTGATGGAGAAGATGATGACGGCACTCAGGAGAGCCTGGATGATAGGAAGTACCCTGGTGAGGTCACTACCTCCAGTTTCAAAGTCAAGTTCCAGCCCAAGGACTGCAAGAAGGAGGTTTTGCT ATGTCCCACCCCAGGTTGTGACGGCAGTGGACATATAACCGGGAACTATGCATCTCACCGCAG ATGTCCTACTCCAGGTTGTGATGGATCAGGCCACATTACTGGAAACTATGCTTCCCATAGAAG TCTGTCTGGATGCCCACGTGCCAAGAAGGGAGGAGTCAAAACCACTCCAACTAAGGATGACAAAGATGAATCTGAGCTTCTCAG GTGCCCAGTGCCAGGTTGTGACAGTCTGGGGCATATCAGTGGGAAATACGCCACCCACCGCAGTGCTTATGGGTGCCCACTGGCAGCACGCCGGCAGAAAGAGGGCATGTTAAATGGCACACCATTCTCCTGGAAAGCCTTCAAGGCTGAGGGCCCAACCTGCCCCACGCCAGGATGTGATGGATCGGGGCATGCCAATGGCAGTTTCCTCACTCATCGCAG TCTATCAGGGTGCCCCAGAGCTTCAGCTAACAAAAAGAGAGCACGCTTTCCAGGAGATGACTACATCAGCAAGAAATTCAGGGCAAGTGATG TTCTTGACAACGATGAGGACATTAAACAGCTGAACAAAGAGATCAATGAGTTGAATGAGTCAAACTGTGAGATGGAGGCAGACATGGCTAACCTTCACACACAG ATCTCATCCATGGAGAAGAATCTCAAGAGCATGGAGGAGGAAAACAAGCTCATTGAGGAGAAGAATGAGGCTATGTTCGTGGAGCTGTCAGGCTTGAGCCAGGCTCTCATCCGCAGTCTTGCCAACATCCGTCTACCACAGATG CAAGAGCCAATCACCGAACAGAATTTCGACACCTATGTGGACACACTGACCCACATGTTCACCGATAAAGAGTGCTATCAGAACCCGGAGAACCGAGCCCTGCTTGAGTCAATCAACCAGGCCGTCAAAGGCATCGAGGTGTGA
- the myt1a gene encoding myelin transcription factor 1 isoform X1, with amino-acid sequence MKLCKSFLENEFRGQLLNQRWTRGDRISSWENRRIKKIKMSQDADEKRTRTRSKGIRVPLELVGQEYSCPTPGCDGLGHVSGKYARHRSALGCPLAKKRKLQEAEENQPPSKKKPNPLKLAMDDGFNADSDTNSETETKDEGAESEEDIVDKEVDAKEDTSTSEALTVVVDPDEKKSPVRDASSPVPETETEKMQENTEDTSIQQITMDSDPEEGLQVATDIQAREEEVEEEAEEITEEERVTQQLKETDEPVQTVEEEDEDEEEDGEEETQCSSQKNNLDHQYYSGDFGKVQTKEIEETEKDSEDDDVEGDEEEEQAPSNSLTAPVTTLAQELEPHNIPNHPLGEDDEEEEDDDEDDASDKDSPTVVIELGSDGEEEEEEEEEEDDGEEEEIDEDDDLDSMSQRSDVTDDSETYDMTRGNLGLLEQAIALKAEQIGRSSDESMSPGQQLYHSPEDRSGKILDVTGRRGYYSKEGSRSDKKEIKCPTPGCDGTGHVTGLYPHHRSLSGCPHKDRIPPEILAMHENVLKCPTPGCTGQGHVNSNRNTHRSLSGCPIAAAGKHKTYEKQPQSQTSISDPSTGSSNSDRVLRPMCFVKQLEIPQYGSYRPNAMPATPRANLAKELEKYSKVSFDYASFDVQVFGKRMLAPKLPTSETSPKAFKSKPFPKAPSPSHSLSGGYTKSSSSSTSSGYDYTHDAEAAHMAATAILNLSTRCWERPENLSTRQPDQNSKDMEIEVDENGTLDLSMKKPKMEGVTSPDPSSSSSSSSQHHGVTSPHSSHTYKQEEWEGPLDYTKSNRQKEEEPEEIEYTTHSYASSDGEDDDGTQESLDDRKYPGEVTTSSFKVKFQPKDCKKEVLLCPTPGCDGSGHITGNYASHRSLSGCPLADKSLRTLMAAHTAELKCPTPGCDGSGHITGNYASHRSLSGCPRAKKGGVKTTPTKDDKDESELLRCPVPGCDSLGHISGKYATHRSAYGCPLAARRQKEGMLNGTPFSWKAFKAEGPTCPTPGCDGSGHANGSFLTHRSLSGCPRASANKKRARFPGDDYISKKFRASDVLDNDEDIKQLNKEINELNESNCEMEADMANLHTQISSMEKNLKSMEEENKLIEEKNEAMFVELSGLSQALIRSLANIRLPQMQEPITEQNFDTYVDTLTHMFTDKECYQNPENRALLESINQAVKGIEV; translated from the exons AGAATGAGTTTAGGGGGCAGCTGCTGAACCAGAGGTGGACACGAGGGGACAGAATCAGCAGCTGGGAGAACAGGAGgattaagaaaataaaa ATGAGCCAAGACGCAGATGAGAAGCGCACAAGAACTCGCTCAAAAGGCATCAGAG TTCCTCTTGAGCTCGTTGGACAAGAATACAG CTGCCCTACGCCAGGATGTGACGGCTTAGGCCATGTCAGTGGAAAATATGCACGGCACAGAAG TGCATTGGGTTGTCCATTAGCTAAGAAAAGAAAACTTCAGGAGGCAGAGGAAAATCAACCACCCTCCAAAAAGAAGCCCAATCCTCTTAAGCTGGCCATGGATGATGGGTTCAACGcagacagtgacacaaacagtgAAACGGAAACAAAAGACGAAGGGGCGGAGTCTGAAGAGGACATTGTCGATAAAGAGGTTGACGCGAAGGAAGACACGTCGACATCTGAAGCGCTGACAG TTGTGGTAGATCCAGACGAGAAAAAGTCACCTGTTAGAGATGCTTCAAGTCCAGTACCAGAGACTGAAACTGAAAAAATGCAGGAAAATACTGAGGATACATCCATCCAACAAATCACCATGGACAGCGATCCTGAAGAGGGTCTTCAGGTTGCCACTGATATTCAGGCTCGAGAAGAAGAGGTAGAGGAGGAAGCAGAAGAAATCACAGAAGAGGAAAGAGTGACGCAGCAGCTGAAAGAGACCGATGAGCCTGTGCAAACAGTAGAAGAGGAAGACGAAGACGAAGAGGAGGACGGAGAAGAGGAAACGCAATGTTCCAGCCAGAAGAACAACTTGGACCACCAATACTATAGTGGAGACTTTGGCAAAGTCCAGACCAAAGAGATTGAGGAGACAGAGAAGGACAGCGAAGATGATGACGTAGAAGGAGATGAAGAAGAGGAACAGGCTCCTTCTAACTCCCTTACTGCCCCTGTCACCACTTTAGCTCAGGAATTAGAACCACACAACATCCCAAACCACCCCCTTGGTGAAGAcgatgaggaggaggaggatgaCGACGAAGACGACGCTTCGGATAAAGACTCACCCACTGTGGTTATCGAGCTGGGCTCGGATggagaagaagaggaagaagaagaggaggaggaagatgACGGAGAAGAGGAAGAGATCGATGAAGATGACGACTTAGATAGCATGTCACAGAGGTCAGACGTTACGGATGACTCCGAGACATACGACATGACGCGGGGTAATCTGGGACTGCTGGAACAGGCCATTGCACTGAAAGCCGAGCAGATAGGTCGCAGCTCCGATGAGAGCATGTCTCCTGGGCAACAACTGTATCACAGTCCAGAGGATAGGTCGGGTAAAATCTTGGACGTCACAGGTCGCAGAGGATACTACAGCAAAG AAGGATCTAGATCAGATAAGAAGGAAATCAAGTGCCCCACTCCAGGGTGTGATGGGACAGGTCATGTGACCGGACTGTACCCACACCACCGCAGCCTTTCCGGGTGCCCACACAAAGATCGAATCCCTCCAGAGA TCCTGGCAATGCATGAGAACGTTTTGAAGTGTCCAACACCTGGATGCACAGGTCAGGGACATGTCAACAGCAATCGCAACACACATCGCAG TCTATCTGGCTGCCCGATTGCTGCCGCAGGAAAACACAAGACCTATGAAAAGCAGCCACAGTCTCAGACCTCTATCAGCGATCCATCCACTGGAAGTTCAAACTCAGACAGAGTCCTCAG GCCAATGTGTTTTGTAAAACAGCTGGAGATCCCTCAGTATGGCAGCTACAGGCCCAATGCAATGCCAGCCACCCCTCGGGCTAACCTGGCCAAGGAGCTGGAGAAGTATTCCAAGGTGTCTTTCGACTATGCAAGCTTCGATGTGCAGGTGTTTGGTAAGCGCATGCTTGCCCCCAAATTGCCCACCAGCGAAACCTCACCTAAAGCCTTCAAAT CTAAACCATTCCCCAAAGCCCCATCCCCGAGCCACAGCCTGTCAGGAGGCTACACCAAAAGCAGCTCCTCTTCCACCTCCAGCGGGTACGACTATACCCACGACGCTGAAGCCGCTCACATGGCTGCCACTGCCATTCTCAACCTGTCCACCCGCTGCTGGGAGAGGCCAGAAAACCTCAGCACCAGACAGCCAGACCAGAACAGCAAG GACATGGAGATTGAAGTGGATGAGAACGGCACATTAGACCTCAGCATGAAGAAACCCAAAATGGAAGGGGTGACATCACCAGACCCTTCCTCATCCTCATCCTCATCTTCTCAACACCACGGTGTCACCTCGCCCCACTCAAGCCACACCTACAAACAAGAAGAGTGGGAGGGGCCTCTGGACTACACCAAGTCGAACCGACAAAAAGAGGAGGAGCCAGAAGAg ATTGAGTACACCACACACTCGTATGCCTCCTCTGATGGAGAAGATGATGACGGCACTCAGGAGAGCCTGGATGATAGGAAGTACCCTGGTGAGGTCACTACCTCCAGTTTCAAAGTCAAGTTCCAGCCCAAGGACTGCAAGAAGGAGGTTTTGCT ATGTCCCACCCCAGGTTGTGACGGCAGTGGACATATAACCGGGAACTATGCATCTCACCGCAG TCTCTCTGGTTGTCCCCTTGCTGATAAAAGTCTTCGGACCCTCATGGCTGCCCACACTGCTGAACTCAA ATGTCCTACTCCAGGTTGTGATGGATCAGGCCACATTACTGGAAACTATGCTTCCCATAGAAG TCTGTCTGGATGCCCACGTGCCAAGAAGGGAGGAGTCAAAACCACTCCAACTAAGGATGACAAAGATGAATCTGAGCTTCTCAG GTGCCCAGTGCCAGGTTGTGACAGTCTGGGGCATATCAGTGGGAAATACGCCACCCACCGCAGTGCTTATGGGTGCCCACTGGCAGCACGCCGGCAGAAAGAGGGCATGTTAAATGGCACACCATTCTCCTGGAAAGCCTTCAAGGCTGAGGGCCCAACCTGCCCCACGCCAGGATGTGATGGATCGGGGCATGCCAATGGCAGTTTCCTCACTCATCGCAG TCTATCAGGGTGCCCCAGAGCTTCAGCTAACAAAAAGAGAGCACGCTTTCCAGGAGATGACTACATCAGCAAGAAATTCAGGGCAAGTGATG TTCTTGACAACGATGAGGACATTAAACAGCTGAACAAAGAGATCAATGAGTTGAATGAGTCAAACTGTGAGATGGAGGCAGACATGGCTAACCTTCACACACAG ATCTCATCCATGGAGAAGAATCTCAAGAGCATGGAGGAGGAAAACAAGCTCATTGAGGAGAAGAATGAGGCTATGTTCGTGGAGCTGTCAGGCTTGAGCCAGGCTCTCATCCGCAGTCTTGCCAACATCCGTCTACCACAGATG CAAGAGCCAATCACCGAACAGAATTTCGACACCTATGTGGACACACTGACCCACATGTTCACCGATAAAGAGTGCTATCAGAACCCGGAGAACCGAGCCCTGCTTGAGTCAATCAACCAGGCCGTCAAAGGCATCGAGGTGTGA